In Rahnella aquatilis CIP 78.65 = ATCC 33071, one DNA window encodes the following:
- a CDS encoding IS3 family transposase yields the protein MGEHRLQDLLKSARLPRSTWYWWQSREQAGDDVTLCDAIGQLAIRHKRCYGYRRVTLELRNQGVRVNHKKVFRLMREMDVQARVRPKKYRSYKDDIGMAPAPNLLRRKFNASGPGVKLVTDVTEFNVGGDKLYLSPVMDLYNAEIIAMSIGTRPTFELTEKMLNDLLTSGYVRKKAILHSDQGWQYRMPSWQKRLKEAGIRQSMSRKGNCYDNAAMESFFAVLKTEMFHGYKFESREKLAESIEAYVAYYNHDRIKMKLGGMSPADYRTQMFPLH from the coding sequence ATCGGAGAACACCGTCTCCAGGATCTGTTGAAATCTGCGAGGTTGCCACGAAGCACCTGGTACTGGTGGCAATCGCGGGAGCAAGCCGGGGATGACGTGACGTTATGTGACGCCATCGGGCAACTGGCCATCCGCCATAAGCGGTGCTATGGCTATCGCCGCGTCACGTTAGAACTGCGCAATCAGGGCGTGCGGGTCAATCATAAAAAGGTGTTCCGCCTGATGCGGGAAATGGATGTACAGGCGCGGGTGCGGCCTAAAAAATACCGGAGTTATAAGGACGATATCGGGATGGCGCCAGCGCCCAATCTGCTGAGACGGAAATTTAACGCCTCCGGACCGGGGGTAAAGCTGGTGACGGATGTTACCGAGTTCAATGTGGGCGGGGATAAACTGTATTTATCGCCGGTCATGGATTTATACAATGCAGAAATCATCGCGATGAGTATAGGTACGCGGCCGACTTTCGAGCTGACTGAAAAGATGCTAAATGATTTACTTACATCAGGTTACGTCAGAAAAAAAGCCATTCTACATAGCGATCAGGGCTGGCAATATAGGATGCCTTCGTGGCAAAAAAGGCTCAAAGAGGCAGGGATAAGACAGAGCATGTCGCGAAAAGGCAATTGCTATGACAATGCCGCAATGGAAAGCTTTTTTGCGGTGTTGAAGACGGAGATGTTCCACGGTTATAAGTTCGAGAGCAGGGAAAAACTGGCTGAGTCGATAGAAGCGTATGTCGCTTACTATAACCACGATAGAATAAAGATGAAGTTGGGTGGAATGAGTCCAGCAGATTACCGGACTCAAATGTTCCCCCTGCACTAA